The genome window TTAATGgattgtattaaaaaaaactaatgaaaCCAAtgcacaccactattaattaaaaaaatcaatttgataATTTATCGGTGTATTGTGATTTGAATCGAATCTTTCTGTCCAACCCAAGGTttttgactaatcaaattcgtgctaattactattatacaatctactaacCTAAGAAAATAAGTACTATTATACAACATCATGCTAATTACTATTGTACAAATtgacgctaattactattacactaactaagcaaataatcatattcatataatcaaactaagcaaataattgaataaatgtaattaaatagattaaacactctacttactctaattactattattgctgcaaatactaattaaaaacataatttaagtacttattgtatatcgtgttgctgctgctcctcgTCTCGGGCTGATTCTCATCTTCTCGCGCTACTGTTACTCCTCACTTTGcgttgcttctcctctcctccctgtGCGCTACGCTGCTGCTATTCCTCACCTTGCGCTTCTGCTCTCCTCTCGTGCTAATACTACTCTTCAGAAGCGCGCTCTCATTTTATAGCAAAAAATGGTAGCGCGAGGATCACTAATTACCGGGGACGACAGAGACACGAAATGACGGTGAGATAACTCGACGTGACCGCATCAAAAGCAGAGACAAGATGTGaccgcgcagcagcccatgccATATTCGGTGTTTAAGGTGTCGAATACGATACTATTGTCCATATTTGATACTTATGGTCCGAGCCCACCGTTCCaaagttttttaaatttgaatatcAAATACGAGTATTAGATTTGTAAATATATCGATCCgttattttttaaacaaatacggtgatatatatattatctatttttctatttttacctaTGCAACCGGAGCTTAAGATGAAAAAACATATGCTGTGTCTACATGGAACGAAAGGCACCAGGTCTTCCTTCCCACCCGAACCAGTCCACCTCGACGCGCCGAAGCAAGATCTCGAAACCCCACGGTTCTGACCCTTCTCTCTCCCGGCTCCTTCCTCCTCCGTGTCATCAACTCGTGATCAAACCGCTGCTTTCCAACTTCCAAGCCATCAAGGCAGCAAAGACCCGTCCCTCCCCTTCGTCTCCGCACGCGGCGGGCGCCTCGCCACTCGTGCAGTGCAACCCAAAAGGCCAAGATGaggagcggcagcggcggcggcccggccGGGAGGCGGAGCGAACCCGGCGGCAGCGGGGACCTGTCTTGCTTCTCCGTGGACACCACGGCGTCGTCCGCCTCTGCGCGCTCCGTCAATAGCGGCCGCGGGATCTCCTTCCTGGACGCCTTCCGCTCCTGCTTCGTCCCCCCGGAGGCGCGCTCGCCGGAGACATCCTTGTCCGACGACTTCCACCCCTCCCACCAACGTACGTATACACAGGCATCTTATTTCTCCATTTCTCCACTGGTCTTGCATTTTTTAGGTGCCTATTTCAATCCAAGATGATATTTTTTGCCGTGAAAGTTAGTCCTTTTTATGTGCGTTTTTGGAAATATCTTTTCTGAACGGAAAATTTTGGAAATATCTTTGTTCGTCAACTATTTCAGGTCAACGAGTACTATGGTACGACGACTTAATTGAGATGATAATGCTGGAAAAGGGCCATCGTGCGATGAACAATtttcgaaatattttttttctccagtTAGTACTGTCTTTTTTGTAAAAAGATTTGATCTTGATCTTTGATTACTTTTGCTTTTACTCATTACTCATTACTCATTTAGTAGCATGTCTACAGCAATAAGATTATTTCTACACTGAGCTTTACTTTAATCGGACGTGTGCGACACTCTTCGCCTGTTTATACTCTATGGTtttcttatttgtttgttttccaTTTGTCACCCTTTGATCATGCCCCCCCGGACCTATCTCAGTCAATTTTTAATACGACTCACCATAATATAAGCAATCCCCTTTCCACAAGGTATCATTTGTCAATTTCCTCTCTGATTGAAAGAGAATTTGAGAATCTATAAATGGTGGTGAATTGTGCCCTACCCGTTTAGTTCAAAGTTCTGATGATATTAAATATCTTACTGATGTAGACATAAGTTATCTTCAAATCAGTGAGGACCCAGAACAAAAATGACCAGGTGTCTATTAGGTTAGAGATTCAGATGTTACACTTGTCGGTTAGAGAGTGTTATATAGATCTGATACATATGATGAATTACTAAAAAGCGAAAAATTATATGATGTCTTGTGCACCTCCACCTTTGAAGGTGGGTCCGCCCCTGCCTGGAATGGGCATTGTTGAATTCATTGTGCAATACACGTAAAACACTTTTTACTATTTTTGCTACACGTGTTATTATATGTTTCGCTTCAGGTACTTACCTCTGTTAAATCTGCAGTCTCACAGTCAGTAAGTTCACATGGTTCTAGCAGTGGAAGCACTTTTGGGAGCAAGCCATCAGGTAGAGGACTGTACAGTCCCATGCACAGGAATTCTTCAGATAAAGAGATCCCTGGCCGCACAAATTTCTCCTTGACAGAGATCCAGAAAGCAACCAAGAACTTCTCGCCAAACTTGAAGATTGGGCAGGGTGGTTCTGGGACTGTATACAAGGGTCAGCTCGCTGATGGTTCTCTCATCGCCGTCAAACGGGCCAAGAAggtttgttcttttttcttgtgttctGTTGTGTAAGCTGTTTCTCGCTACAAGGCTATATGGGTTGTCTTTCTTTACAGAATGTGTATGACAAGCATATGGGTCGTGAGTTCCGGAACGAGATTGAGACATTGCAACGCATTGAGCACCTGAATTTGGTTAGGTTTCTTGGGTACTTGGAGTTTGGTGGTGAGCAGTTGATAATTGTTGAGTATGTTCCCAATGGGAATCTTCGAGAGCACCTTGAGTGTAAGAATGCCGTGGTCCTGTGACCTGTCAATGTCTCGTTTGCAGTAGAAGTGCAATGGTTTGTATTATCTGTGTCTTACATGAGGTTAGCCATATGCAGGTCTGAATGGTAAACTTCTGGAATTCTCACTGAGATTGGATATTGCAATTGATGTGGCTCATGCTATTACATATCTTCATACCTACTCAGGTAATATGAAGTTCTTAACTTCTTATATCTTCTTTCAGCTGCATTTTGCTCCGTAATTTGCCAGATTAATTGGTATTTTATTCCTAGATAGTGTCAGGACATGAATCTTTGACGTTCTAGTATGTATCTGCAGattcaaaaaaattctttaaaagTTGCGTAGTTCAACGCTTCATTTTTATTCGGTTCAGAAATTATACTGTAGCATTCATAGTTAAAAAAGGTTGTTATGCGTTATGcttgtctacctttgctgactgAAACCAACATTGGATACTGCTGGAACAGCTATGGCAAGAATAATCAACACCTCATATAACAAATATTCAAGATTCATAATTTCTAATACGAATAGGAAAGCTGCCAATATTTAATTGGGACTGAACTGTCCAACCCATAATTGGACCAGCAGAGGCGGCATGCTAACAGGGAAGAAATGATATCTCTATtccaaatattattttttacttgCTTCATCATGTCCTTAAACAGTAGAAAGGAACAAACATTTGCTCTGTGAGAGTAATTCCCTCGTTAGTATGTCCATCTATTCCCATTTATTCCCCATTTGAATGGTAGTGCCTGGTAACCTGCTCTAATGCACTAGACTTCCTGCAATGAATGACACTGGATAAATGTCTGTTTCTTATTTTTGTTACTACAGTACATACACTCACAATAGTACTGTGTGTACTATCTTTGATATTTTTACATGCTATGCATCCAAGACTTCTTCTATGAAAGAGAATATCTTGTAACTAAAACTGGAAGCCCCCTGCCCACAAATTTGTGACTAGCATTGAGCCAGGCCTCTAATTACAAGAGATTAAGCTAAAATTTCAGATATCCATTAGATGCAAGTTTCTATGCTAAATATCTTGAAGCAAAATCTGGATACTAAGAACTTAGGCTTTGTAGGGCTTGATCTGCGGATGGTGGGGTGCAGACTTCTTTTGTTGCATAGCTCTACATTTAAATACAGAAATGTAACTTTAAAGAAATCAACTCTGAACATTGATCTAACCACTTGA of Phragmites australis chromosome 3, lpPhrAust1.1, whole genome shotgun sequence contains these proteins:
- the LOC133911596 gene encoding calmodulin-binding receptor-like cytoplasmic kinase 2 isoform X2 translates to MRSGSGGGPAGRRSEPGGSGDLSCFSVDTTASSASARSVNSGRGISFLDAFRSCFVPPEARSPETSLSDDFHPSHQLSQSVSSHGSSSGSTFGSKPSGRGLYSPMHRNSSDKEIPGRTNFSLTEIQKATKNFSPNLKIGQGGSGTVYKGQLADGSLIAVKRAKKNVYDKHMGREFRNEIETLQRIEHLNLVRFLGYLEFGGEQLIIVEYVPNGNLREHLECLNGKLLEFSLRLDIAIDVAHAITYLHTYSDHPVIHRDIKSSNILLTNNCRAKVADFGFAKLAPTDASHVSTQVKGTAGYLDPEYLRTYQLNEKSDVYSFGVLLVELVTGRRPIEPKRAIIERVTAKWLCSTIS
- the LOC133911596 gene encoding calmodulin-binding receptor-like cytoplasmic kinase 2 isoform X1; the protein is MRSGSGGGPAGRRSEPGGSGDLSCFSVDTTASSASARSVNSGRGISFLDAFRSCFVPPEARSPETSLSDDFHPSHQLSQSVSSHGSSSGSTFGSKPSGRGLYSPMHRNSSDKEIPGRTNFSLTEIQKATKNFSPNLKIGQGGSGTVYKGQLADGSLIAVKRAKKNVYDKHMGREFRNEIETLQRIEHLNLVRFLGYLEFGGEQLIIVEYVPNGNLREHLECLNGKLLEFSLRLDIAIDVAHAITYLHTYSDHPVIHRDIKSSNILLTNNCRAKVADFGFAKLAPTDASHVSTQVKGTAGYLDPEYLRTYQLNEKSDVYSFGVLLVELVTGRRPIEPKRAIIERVTAKWAMENFVKGNAIQTLDPNLEATDAINLAVEKMYELALQCLAPTKRNRPSMRRCAEILWSIRKDYRELVVPTSAMN